The Medicago truncatula cultivar Jemalong A17 chromosome 7, MtrunA17r5.0-ANR, whole genome shotgun sequence genome includes the window ATCTCACAGTTTTTTTAGATCTTCATCAGTCAGTAGTGATTTGAATACCCTTCATCTACTCTACTTTCCTCAATACATAATCCATTaatcttctctctacatgttcATGCCACAGTACCACCAAAAGGCATGTTAATGATTTGGAATGAGAGTCACCTTGGTCAGATTTCATAGTTTCTAGGGATTGAATGATGACAcatcatcttacgttattttcagcatgtttttcaatcattttattAGCAATTTGAGTCAATAAAGAAGAGTTTTTGAGAAGTTGTTCATAGTTTAGGGGATATTTTATAACGTTTACATATCAAGTTGTGTAATTTTTGTTCTTCCTTAAACGAAGCGAttcatttgaagtttttttattgtaaaatcaTGTAATTCAACAAATTAAGACACCTCGTGAAAAATGAAAGACAtgaaatgaagattcaagaggcctacAAAGAGATTACAAGTTGAGAGAATTTTGTCCCAAGTCCTAAGACAAGCTCGGAAGAAAAAGCACTCAAAAAGACGAAGAAAAAGGCTAAAAACACATTGGGAGCTGAAGTAATGTGTCACATGTGTGTCAAAGAGAGTATAGCAACTCTGTTTATAGAACTCACGCGTGGTGCGCGTGCGGTAGAGTATTGCAACTCTGTTTATAGGACTCACGCGTGGCGCGCGTGCAGTTCTAGAAAAAGCagctaaatgttgtttttttctaTTTGGGCTTGGGGGAAAAGCTCGGTTTTTCAACTCATAACTAGCTGAAAACTTgcctataaatataaaatatttcattcacAAATTCTTATTCACAATTTaacgattcaaaaaaaaaaaaagacaatcgCTATAAACATCAATTTAAGAGTCTCTCATCAACCTTTGTTCTTAttgtatgttttatttattttataatttgtttttagctGCGATAAATAACTAAACACTTATTAATTAAAGGTTCTAAGATGAAATATTTtaagatttatttaatttttgtatgcAAAAAGacttaatttcacaaattctAGGGAAGCATGCTTATTTATGAGAAATTTGCGCTAAGCATAAAGTGAAATTTCCTACACAAGCAAGCAGCAGGCATAGGAACACAACAACAGTACATAGGTAAAAAACAATCGAGGAGGGTGCAGTGCAGGAAACTCCCTTCCATAAAATCCGTTCTCTTGTTCCCTAACAACTCTCAACCTCACTCTCTCATCTCATCTGCGACCAACAGGTTAGTAGCTGATTCGATCTGCCAGAATCCTTTCAGATCTGACCTTCCACCACCGGAGTCCGATTCCCCGGAGTTTCATTCACCCGTTGGATCGGATTCTCTTTTACCCACAAACCCATTTCACTTCCTTTGTCTAGCTTCAAGTTTTAGGTAAACTTTCGATTTTTCCTTCACCCCTTTTGTTGTTTCGTCATTTTAGAAGTgggtttttgttaaattttgaaatggtgaaagcaatttgattttttttttcttttcaggaTTTCATTTGGAATTTTGAAGTTGGAAGAGCTTTGTAGCAATTCTCAAATATGGGAAGCCAAAACGGTAAGGGTTattgttcttctcttcattcATGCGTTTCAActgtttgattatattttttgaaaattgtaactGTTTTGAAATACTAACttgaattgaaaatataatattaatctcCATAGCACCCATGCTTTTGATCAAAGACATTGTGTCCAACACAACTTCAACCAATGTGATtacattaaatgttattttctcaaacgACTACCGGTGACAGTGTGTTGGTGCCAGTGTCGTGTCTGTGTTTAGTTGATAGAATATTCTAAAGCACTCgcttttgaaaggatttgaactAATTGTGCCACAATTGAGCGTTTTTTTCAAATCACTACGTAGACACCATACAACGTCTCACTCTCCGAGGTAGCCCTTGAGTTCATTTGCTTTTGGTTTAATATGGTATCAATAGGTATAGATGTTTTTCCAGTTTGTAGGTCCTGATTATAAGTTCTCGTTGACCACAACCTATACGAACTACGCTATCTTTTGCTTTTAACATGCAGAATTTTACTAGATTCAAAGGTGGTTGTTTAGATGAATCATAGTGATCCAAGAGTCAATAACAATGCTAACTCATTCTGGCAAAAATTCTTGCcctaaaaaaagaagagagagagagagagaattatttttattggacttctaatatctgattttttttattttttattttttgtgtgtatatGCAGCAGCAGCATTTTTTGATTATAAATCTGCCAAGGTTTTTGTTTCCGGTCATCGAGGTCTTGTTGGTTCGGCCATTGTTCGCAAGCTGACTCAACTCGGGTTCACAAATCTAATCTTGAGAACTCATACGGAGCTTGATCTCACTCGACAATCTGATGTTGAAGCCTTCTTTGCATCCACGAAGCCTGAGTTTGTCATTGTAGCTGCTGCCAAAGTTGGTGGTATCCATGCCAACAACACCTATCCTGCTGATTTCATTGCCATCAACCTCCAGATCCAGACCAATGTCATTGATTCTGCTTATCGCAATGGTGCTAAAAAGCTTTTGTTTTTGGGTTCCTCTTGCATTTACCCTAAATTTGCACCTCAACCAATCCCTGAAGATGCTTTGCTTACTGGCCCCTTAGAGCCCACAAATGAATGGTATGCCATTGCCAAGATTGCCGGGATCAAAATGTGTCAAGCATACAGAATTCAGCACAAGTGGGATGCAATTTCAGGGATGCCGACCAACTTATACGGACCAAATGATAATTTCCATCCCGAAAATTCACACGTTTTGCCTGCTTTGATGAGGAGGTTTCATGAGGCAAAGGTCAACGGTGCAAAGGAGGTAGTGGTGTGGGGTACGGGGAGTCCACTGAGGGAGTTTTTGCACGTTGACGATTTGGCAGATGCAGTTGTCTTTATGATGGAAAAGTACAGTGGAGTTGAGCATTTGAATGTAGGGAGTGGAAAGGAGGTTACAATTAAGGAATTGGCTGAGTCAATGAAGGAAGTTGTGGGTTTTGAAGGCGATCTCGTTTGGGATAGTACTAAGCCCGATGGGACACCAAGAAAGCTGATGGATAGCTCAAAACTTGCAGCCCTTGGTTGGACACCGAAAGTCTCACTTAAGGATGGGCTTGTTGATACCTATAAGTGGTACTTAGAGAATGTCAAGCAATGATTCTTCTGGTTATAAGCAGAATGTGCCATATCAAGTTTTATATAGGTTTTGCCATTTCACTAAGAtgagttatttttattaaataattatccagtTACAGTTATGATCCATTTTTCTGTACTAATTATGTGGGATGAATACTTGAGTgctattttgtttatttatcttgTTCAAGATATCATGGTAATGAAGATCCATTGTTAAAGACCATGAACAGAAGTTAGTTCATGTTCATATGGtttgttttaaaagtttatgCCGATTAGCAGTTTTTTTAGTGTTCTCTTCCACCAAGTTATTCATGTGTCATTTGTTGCTTACTATgagttattttatttgtattggagCGAGTCGAGTTGGGGCACAAGAAAAACATGCTGTATTGGTGTATCATATCTTCTACCGTTTAATTGACGGGAGGAAAACGTTGTGTTGGTCTATCATAGCTTCTGGTAATTAAAGTTGGAATTCTGCTGCCACAGTTTGGTAGTTTGAGTCATTTTTCTTAGTTTTGATGTTTGTCCCTTCATTTTGCTGCTAATGGTAGCTTCATTATTTGGTATTGGTTTGTATTGAGCTAGTTTTGACATAAAAACTAGCCACTTAATGGTAGGCATTTGTATACCCTATTTCGATTAAAATATTAACAAGTGTCCCTGGAGTATTCTTTAAGGACCCTTAATAATAAACTTTATAAAAAGTTGTGTATTCAATACATTAAAATTCATAAGAGTtgtaatatttgtacaactatatctaacaactttgatgacaacttttatTTACGCTCTTTCTattggtccaaaacaatagagagagagaaaggaagagagagattaAGAAATAGTATATAATGTAAGtataaaagagaaagttgttaaaaagtggatgtacatatatcatttctcaattcaTAATATTCGACTTTTTgaatgaataattttaaaatttaggatcCTTAAAGACAAGACCCTTTCAAATTAAATGCATGCATGCAGCCGACCTGTGTCTCTACAGCATCTTTTAGCACCATCCAGCATCATACAATCATGTTTCCTTTTAAATATAGAGTATCCATTTTGTGCGTTTCAAATTGTCCATATAACTATATAACTTACAAACCATAATGCTAATTCCATACAAAAGAAAAGCGCAAGAATAACTATATGTTTAGCTTTAGATAAACCGGAAAGTTAGTTCCTAAGACGGAAATCATGGTCGTTCCTTGGTTAAATTATAAGAACCTGATCTATTCGTGCATTTCTTGCTTGAACTTTCCTGTAACATTAAGCGTTAGGACATGTCATCCCTTTTATTGATCCAAAACTAGATATTAGCTACAatgggaaggaaaaaaaaaaatcaaataaaatgattttattttatgcaatGTGTCTTTCTCTATCCAACTGGAGGTGAAAAAACAACAGGCAAACATTTCTGGAAATCAGAGTTCTCATTTGTTAACTaccattaatatattttaagtcCATTACATTGTACAACAGACAGACTGGACCATTGCAAATACAGAACTTGCACCATGCGCAAGAATTATCAGGTGCATATAATATAACCAAAAGACATTCACAAAATTGGCCATGACACAATCGACACTGATCTACATAGATAGACAGATGATGGTCCAGCAGGAAAAGTGAAAAACAAGCGTGGTGGATCAATTTTTCGCTGTTCTTAAGGCCCTGTCGAAAATTGGGTTCTCTACCAACTCTCTGGCAGAAGGCCTCTTAACCGGATCAGGATCGATCATGGCCTGAATAAATATCAAAACATCAGATAAATTTACTAAATCAAACATATTAGCTCAACAAAAAAAGAGCACACAA containing:
- the LOC11442032 gene encoding putative GDP-L-fucose synthase 2 isoform X1, whose translation is MGSQNAAAFFDYKSAKVFVSGHRGLVGSAIVRKLTQLGFTNLILRTHTELDLTRQSDVEAFFASTKPEFVIVAAAKVGGIHANNTYPADFIAINLQIQTNVIDSAYRNGAKKLLFLGSSCIYPKFAPQPIPEDALLTGPLEPTNEWYAIAKIAGIKMCQAYRIQHKWDAISGMPTNLYGPNDNFHPENSHVLPALMRRFHEAKVNGAKEVVVWGTGSPLREFLHVDDLADAVVFMMEKYSGVEHLNVGSGKEVTIKELAESMKEVVGFEGDLVWDSTKPDGTPRKLMDSSKLAALGWTPKVSLKDGLVDTYKWYLENVKQ
- the LOC11442032 gene encoding putative GDP-L-fucose synthase 2 isoform X2; its protein translation is MGSQNAAFFDYKSAKVFVSGHRGLVGSAIVRKLTQLGFTNLILRTHTELDLTRQSDVEAFFASTKPEFVIVAAAKVGGIHANNTYPADFIAINLQIQTNVIDSAYRNGAKKLLFLGSSCIYPKFAPQPIPEDALLTGPLEPTNEWYAIAKIAGIKMCQAYRIQHKWDAISGMPTNLYGPNDNFHPENSHVLPALMRRFHEAKVNGAKEVVVWGTGSPLREFLHVDDLADAVVFMMEKYSGVEHLNVGSGKEVTIKELAESMKEVVGFEGDLVWDSTKPDGTPRKLMDSSKLAALGWTPKVSLKDGLVDTYKWYLENVKQ